One window from the genome of Kryptolebias marmoratus isolate JLee-2015 linkage group LG1, ASM164957v2, whole genome shotgun sequence encodes:
- the LOC108244967 gene encoding aryl hydrocarbon receptor nuclear translocator-like protein 2 isoform X2: MSAGASSGATADKPADHAAEEEEGPSMPAAELPRKRKGGVEERQSLNFQTDDNLSRSEEEDQQVKMKCFRVPHRQIEKQRRDKMNNLIDELSTMIPACQPMARKLDKLTVLRKAVQHLKALKVGTSSSFTDHKPSFLPHDDLRNLLLKAAEGFLLVVRCDRAKILFISESVSKILNFNQLELTGQSLFDFIHPKDISKVKEQLSSSEVLPRQRLTDGSAGVQVQAEPHLGPPHLTSGARRSFFCRMKHSRLTGKHEDKHSLPRTAKKKDFYRFCTLHCTGYMRTWPSSQLDPEGDGGDKETSSLSCLVTMCRLHPNVSHQPPRDVHVKATEFVTRCAIDGKFTFVDQQATTVIGYLPQEVLGTSCYEYFHQDDLQHLAGKHRQVLRSKEKVETQRYKFKTKYGSYVSLQSQWAGFTNPWTKEIEFIVSLNRVISGPGHTKDDEEAGSSKALQEDTKQIPEIPGLSAGVGMMIYAGSIGTQIANELIDSYRANSSPSSGVPSSFSSVQEKCFQSVRSASSREEAAGSSSESQSDSKTAAGAGSAMSEDESSQLGLDGMVVPGLSSFSSDEAAMEVIWRLLETDVSMGQSADFEDLHWPF; this comes from the exons ATGTCGGCCGGGGCTTCTTCTGGCGCGACGGCGGACAAGCCGGCAG ATCATGccgcggaggaggaggaaggaccCTCGATGCCAGCTGCCGAGTTGCCAAGGAAACGAAAGGGGGGCGTGGAGGAGAG GCAGAGCCTCAACTTCCAAACAGACGACAACCTTAGCAG atcTGAAGAGGAGGATCAGCAAGTCAAAATGAAATGCTTCAG GGTGCCTCACCGGCAGATTGAAAAGCAGCGGAGAGACAAAATGAACAACCTCATCGACGAGCTGTCCACCATGATTCCCGCCTGTCAGCCCATGGCTCGAAAACTCGACAAACTCACTGTGCTACGAAAAGCTGTGCAACACCTGAAAGCCCTCAAAG ttgGGACAAGCAGCTCCTTCACGGACCACAAGCCTTCCTTCCTGCCTCACGATGACCTTAGGAACCTTCTGCTCAAG GCTGCAGAGGGTTTCCTGTTAGTTGTAAGGTGCGATCGAGCAAAAATCCTGTTCATCTCCGAGTCTGTCTCCAAGATCCTCAACTTCAACCAG TTGGAGCTAACCGGGCAGAGTTTGTTCGATTTCATCCACCCCAAAGATATCAGCAAGGTGAAGGAGCAGCTTTCATCCTCGGAGGTGCTTCCTCGCCAACGCCTCACCGATGGCTCCG CTGGGGTCCAGGTCCAGGCCGAGCCCCACCTCGGGCCGCCTCACCTGACCAGTGGAGCTCGGCGGTCCTTCTTCTGCCGCATGAAGCACAGCCGGCTCACAGGGAAGCACGAAGACAAGCACTCGCTGCCCCGTACGGCGAAAAAGAAAG actttTACAGATTCTGCACCCTCCACTGCACCGGATACATGCGGACTTGGCCGAGCAGCCAGCTGGACCCGGAGGGCGACGGCGGCGACAAGGAGACCTCCAGCCTGAGCTGCCTGGTGACGATGTGCCGCCTCCACCCAAACGTCTCCCACCAGCCCCCCAGGGACGTCCACGTCAAAGCCACCGAGTTTGTTACCCGCTGTGCAATCGACGGCAAGTTCACTTTTGTAGATCAACA AGCCACGACTGTCATCGGTTATTTACCGCAGGAGGTTCTCGGCACCTCGTGCTACGAGTACTTCCATCAGGACGACCTGCAGCACCTGGCAGGGAAACACAGGCAAG TTCTTCGGAGCAAAGAGAAGGTCGAGACGCAGCGCTACAAGTTCAAAACGAAGTACGGCTCCTACGTTTCGCTCCAGAGTCAGTGGGCCGGGTTCACCAATCCGTGGACCAAAGAAATCGAGTTCATTGTGTCTTTGAACCGAGTTATCTC GGGGCCTGGTCACACCAAAGATGACGAGGAGGCCGGCAGCTCGAAAGCTCTGCAGG aAGACACAAAGCAAATCCCAGAAATCCCTGGCCTGTCCGCCGGTGTGGGCATGATGATCTATGCAGGCAGCATCGGGACCCAAATTGCAAACGAGCTCATCGACTCGTACAG AGCAAACTCGTCTCCTTCAAGCGGAGTTCCAAGTTCGTTCAGCTCTGTCCAGGAGAAGTGTTTTCAGAGCGTCAGGAGC GCTTCCAGCCGAGAGGAGGCGGCGGGCAGCTCTTCGGAGTCCCAGTCGGACTCGAAGACGGCAGCCGGTGCCGGCAGTGCCATGTCTGAGG ACGAGTCGTCCCAGCTGGGCTTAGACGGCATGGTCGTTCCAGGGCTGAGCAGTTTTAGCAGCGATGAGGCGGCCATGGAGGTCATCTGGAGGTTGCTGGAGACGGATGTAAGCATGGGTCAATCGGCAGACTTCGAGGATTTACACTGGCCTTTCTAG
- the LOC108244967 gene encoding aryl hydrocarbon receptor nuclear translocator-like protein 2 isoform X1, with protein sequence MSAGASSGATADKPADHAAEEEEGPSMPAAELPRKRKGGVEERSDSHLQQSLNFQTDDNLSRSEEEDQQVKMKCFRVPHRQIEKQRRDKMNNLIDELSTMIPACQPMARKLDKLTVLRKAVQHLKALKVGTSSSFTDHKPSFLPHDDLRNLLLKAAEGFLLVVRCDRAKILFISESVSKILNFNQLELTGQSLFDFIHPKDISKVKEQLSSSEVLPRQRLTDGSAGVQVQAEPHLGPPHLTSGARRSFFCRMKHSRLTGKHEDKHSLPRTAKKKDFYRFCTLHCTGYMRTWPSSQLDPEGDGGDKETSSLSCLVTMCRLHPNVSHQPPRDVHVKATEFVTRCAIDGKFTFVDQQATTVIGYLPQEVLGTSCYEYFHQDDLQHLAGKHRQVLRSKEKVETQRYKFKTKYGSYVSLQSQWAGFTNPWTKEIEFIVSLNRVISGPGHTKDDEEAGSSKALQEDTKQIPEIPGLSAGVGMMIYAGSIGTQIANELIDSYRANSSPSSGVPSSFSSVQEKCFQSVRSASSREEAAGSSSESQSDSKTAAGAGSAMSEDESSQLGLDGMVVPGLSSFSSDEAAMEVIWRLLETDVSMGQSADFEDLHWPF encoded by the exons ATGTCGGCCGGGGCTTCTTCTGGCGCGACGGCGGACAAGCCGGCAG ATCATGccgcggaggaggaggaaggaccCTCGATGCCAGCTGCCGAGTTGCCAAGGAAACGAAAGGGGGGCGTGGAGGAGAGGTCAGACTCCCATTTACA GCAGAGCCTCAACTTCCAAACAGACGACAACCTTAGCAG atcTGAAGAGGAGGATCAGCAAGTCAAAATGAAATGCTTCAG GGTGCCTCACCGGCAGATTGAAAAGCAGCGGAGAGACAAAATGAACAACCTCATCGACGAGCTGTCCACCATGATTCCCGCCTGTCAGCCCATGGCTCGAAAACTCGACAAACTCACTGTGCTACGAAAAGCTGTGCAACACCTGAAAGCCCTCAAAG ttgGGACAAGCAGCTCCTTCACGGACCACAAGCCTTCCTTCCTGCCTCACGATGACCTTAGGAACCTTCTGCTCAAG GCTGCAGAGGGTTTCCTGTTAGTTGTAAGGTGCGATCGAGCAAAAATCCTGTTCATCTCCGAGTCTGTCTCCAAGATCCTCAACTTCAACCAG TTGGAGCTAACCGGGCAGAGTTTGTTCGATTTCATCCACCCCAAAGATATCAGCAAGGTGAAGGAGCAGCTTTCATCCTCGGAGGTGCTTCCTCGCCAACGCCTCACCGATGGCTCCG CTGGGGTCCAGGTCCAGGCCGAGCCCCACCTCGGGCCGCCTCACCTGACCAGTGGAGCTCGGCGGTCCTTCTTCTGCCGCATGAAGCACAGCCGGCTCACAGGGAAGCACGAAGACAAGCACTCGCTGCCCCGTACGGCGAAAAAGAAAG actttTACAGATTCTGCACCCTCCACTGCACCGGATACATGCGGACTTGGCCGAGCAGCCAGCTGGACCCGGAGGGCGACGGCGGCGACAAGGAGACCTCCAGCCTGAGCTGCCTGGTGACGATGTGCCGCCTCCACCCAAACGTCTCCCACCAGCCCCCCAGGGACGTCCACGTCAAAGCCACCGAGTTTGTTACCCGCTGTGCAATCGACGGCAAGTTCACTTTTGTAGATCAACA AGCCACGACTGTCATCGGTTATTTACCGCAGGAGGTTCTCGGCACCTCGTGCTACGAGTACTTCCATCAGGACGACCTGCAGCACCTGGCAGGGAAACACAGGCAAG TTCTTCGGAGCAAAGAGAAGGTCGAGACGCAGCGCTACAAGTTCAAAACGAAGTACGGCTCCTACGTTTCGCTCCAGAGTCAGTGGGCCGGGTTCACCAATCCGTGGACCAAAGAAATCGAGTTCATTGTGTCTTTGAACCGAGTTATCTC GGGGCCTGGTCACACCAAAGATGACGAGGAGGCCGGCAGCTCGAAAGCTCTGCAGG aAGACACAAAGCAAATCCCAGAAATCCCTGGCCTGTCCGCCGGTGTGGGCATGATGATCTATGCAGGCAGCATCGGGACCCAAATTGCAAACGAGCTCATCGACTCGTACAG AGCAAACTCGTCTCCTTCAAGCGGAGTTCCAAGTTCGTTCAGCTCTGTCCAGGAGAAGTGTTTTCAGAGCGTCAGGAGC GCTTCCAGCCGAGAGGAGGCGGCGGGCAGCTCTTCGGAGTCCCAGTCGGACTCGAAGACGGCAGCCGGTGCCGGCAGTGCCATGTCTGAGG ACGAGTCGTCCCAGCTGGGCTTAGACGGCATGGTCGTTCCAGGGCTGAGCAGTTTTAGCAGCGATGAGGCGGCCATGGAGGTCATCTGGAGGTTGCTGGAGACGGATGTAAGCATGGGTCAATCGGCAGACTTCGAGGATTTACACTGGCCTTTCTAG